AAACCCGAACTGGTCTTACTGTCCGCAGGTTTCGACGGACACAAACAAGACGAAACAGGTCGTCTGAATCTGCACGAAGCCGATTTCGCCTGGTTGACACACAAAATCATCCAAGCCGCATCAAGCTGCCCCGGCAAAATCGTCTCCGTACTGGAAGGCGGCTACACACTCGAACCTTTGGCAAAATCCGCCGCAGCCCATATCGGCGTCTTAGCAGGACTACCCAAAGCAGGCTATGTCGCCGCTTATCAAAAGCATTTGAAACGCGGTGGACAGAAGAAAGAAAATACTGCCCCTGCAAGCCAAATAGGTCGTCTGAAAACAGAAAACAGGTTTTAACTTGCTATTTCCGCATTAAAATATAGTGGATTAAATTTAAATCAGGACAAGGCGACGAAGCCGCAGACAGTACAGATAGTACGGAACCGATTCACTTGGTGCTTCAGCACCTTAGAGAATCGTTCTCTTTGAGCTAAGGCGAGGCAACGCCGTACTGTTTTAAAGTTAATCCACTAATTTTCAAAAAATAAAAGATTGGACTGATAATGAAAAAATTGCTTTTTGTATTATTGGGACTGGCGAGCCTTAATGTGTATGCTGCTGACCCAACCTATGATGCAACCAGAGGCGCATTGCAAAATAATTCGGCATTGTGTGCGTATGGTTACAATCCCAACTGTGCGTCATCTCGTCAGCATCAACGAAAGCAACCTACGGAAATTGTTAATATCGATGTCCCTTCAAAATACGGTGCATGGGCAGCCAATCCTAAAACAGGTATATCAGGTGGCGCACTCGAAATGGATTCACTTGCGGCTGCCAAAAGACAAGCTATTAAAACCTGTGAAGAAGGTGGAAAAAATAAACCGTGTAAAGTTTTGGCTTGGGTTCGGAATGGCTGTCTCGCCGTTGCCCAAGCAAAAGATGGTACACTTTTTTTCGGATCAACTGAGCCTGGTCTTGCTGAAGCCGAAGCCCTAAGAAAATGTCAAAAACATGGAGCTTCACAATGCAGAATTATTGCTCCCGAAGGCTGCTCAATGCCAAAATACTGACATCATCAGTATGATTCAAGGTCGTCTGAACCTCTTTCAGCCGCAAGGTTCCGATTTCGGCTTTTATAGTGGATTAACTTTAAACCAGTACGGCGTTGCCTCGCCTTAGCTCAAAGAGAACGATTCTCTAAGGTGCTGAAGCACCAAGTAAATCGGTTCCGTACTATCTGTACTGTCTGC
The DNA window shown above is from Neisseria sicca and carries:
- a CDS encoding DUF4189 domain-containing protein; the protein is MKKLLFVLLGLASLNVYAADPTYDATRGALQNNSALCAYGYNPNCASSRQHQRKQPTEIVNIDVPSKYGAWAANPKTGISGGALEMDSLAAAKRQAIKTCEEGGKNKPCKVLAWVRNGCLAVAQAKDGTLFFGSTEPGLAEAEALRKCQKHGASQCRIIAPEGCSMPKY